The Rhipicephalus sanguineus isolate Rsan-2018 chromosome 4, BIME_Rsan_1.4, whole genome shotgun sequence DNA window AGACAAATGGTGATGTACAGGACCAGGCTTATTGAAGCGAAAGAACATGCTTATATCTGCAAACAATGTGTTCAATCTCTTCTATAGGGTCCGGTCATGGAATACTCTTCAGCTGCGTCATTATTGCCATCAACGAATACTTCGACAAACGGCGTGGCGTGGCATTGGGCATCAACCTGACCGGTGCGACGGCAGCATCTTTTGTGTTCGCACACATATTTGACCTCCTCCTCTCAGAGTACGGCCTCCGCGGAACCCTGGCTATTACAGGAGCCCTCCTACTCAACATAGCAGCACTAGGCTTTCTTTTCCGAAAACCGCCATGGCAAGAATCAGCGTTCGAGACAGACAAGGTCGTTGGAGAAGACGCACAGAAGTATTGTATCGAACCAGTGACATGTTTACTTGACGACAACAAGGCTGAAGATAGGAGGCCATCTGCCATTCTATCCACGCACACAGTTTCCCTTAGGCGTTGTGGAACACTCGTAATAGTGACGGATAAAGAGACGTCAATTCAAGGCACATCAAGCATAAGAAGTCCGCCAGAATGTTTGCCACAAGAAGACCACACGGTCGAAGGCGTTCTTGACGACACAACTGGAGACGATGAAATGAACCTCGCGTGGTCGAGGAGGGGGACGCTTTTGAGCGTCGCAGGGTCCTTGCTCGAAGAGGAAAAGGCCTTGTGCTCTTCGAGGCGAGGAACAGTCATTAGCCTAACACGAAAGGGCTCGATTATTGGCGATCTCGACCTTAGGAAAGTTGCTCTTCTTCAAGAGGCAGCAGAGCATCTAACTACAACGAAAACAGCTGACGCGGTTTTCGAAGAAAACGCAGCATTCCTTGGCACTGCGCAAGTACGGAAGGAAGGTCGAGGACTACAAGCGAGCAGAGTTTCATGAGACCTAATGGTTGTGGCAACCGCACCGATGCTTCGAGGCGAAGTACAGTCACTAACTTGGGATCTCGATGCCAGATAGAAGTGCCCTGCATGCCGGAAGAGCCTATCCGCATACTCATCCAGCAAGAGCACGAACGCTCATCCGATTCGGCTCTCGATAGCGTCAAGGAAGTTCTGCGACTACCCCGCTTCTATTGCCACATGTTGAGTTATTTCTCGTACTCCTTTCTCCTGGACACTGTGCTCGCGGTCGCAGTGGACTACGCTGTCGATGTGGGCATTGACAGTTCGAGTGCTGTGTTAGTGCTTACCTTCTTCTCGGTGACGGACACCATCGGGCGACTTTTCGTGCCCTTGCTAACGGACTTCAAGGTTGTGTCGCCGCTCAGCCTGATGTGTGTAGCGTATTTGGCGATCTCTGTGATAGCGTGCTTGACGCCGTACGCTCACGACATCGCGCCATTCTGGGCAGCCATGATTACGCTGGGATTGCCGGCAGGGTACATACTGGTGGCTATCTCTGAAGCGGTTGCCGTCGAAGTTGGCATTCGTAACTTACCTATCGCCTTCGGCATCCTGTCTGGCTTGACTGCTGTCGGAGCCTTCTTGAGGCCAGCAATCATAGGTGAGCTTTTACAAAGAATAAATAGACCTGAAATACGCAATCTCTGTGCTTATATTAACAGTTTGCCAAAGATAGCGTTTCTATTTTACTATATTCAGGAGTGACTTGCACGTCAGAACACTTTGCAAAAGTGAAGCGCCCGACATTAGTTCCATTGGTTCAGGAACTTCCACTGGTTCCATTCCATTGTTTCAGGAacgaataaataataaaatgcatGTAGCAATGCGAGTTTGAATGACAACCACAGTAATTAAGCCATGTAAAAGCACAAACTGTGATGTTCAGTATGCGGCCGCGTAACATGTGTAAGTTACGAAGGTATTACTATACGCTTGTCTGTTTAggtgttcctttctagtcctcgtgtgttttgcgcaacgttaaattttccAGTATTAATATATTTAGGATATACATATTTACGTACAGGTGAACAACTCCTTTCTTAGCTACTAGTCTTTATAGATTACCTGGTATAACCATTCCCTTCGGATAAACCACGTGATAACCTAAACGTATATCACTTGCTTAACGTAACATTgctcattgttattattatcaccATAAGTTTAATTATATGTGTTGCAGGGCAACGTCATTTCTCACAAATTACTGCTTATTGTTGGTATGGGTGTGTCTCCTTGGTTACCTGGGCGTATTTAAATGGCATCAAGAGTAATTATAATTATTTGTATATACGCTTACTTACGCCTCTTTCAATTATCCATCTTCAGCTATATGAGGTGGTATTTTTTAATTAACACAATGACATTTGTTTGAGCGACATAATACCCAAGCCAGGCTGCAAGTAAAAGCCAGTGTGACAATAAATAATCGCTTATTGGAAGCAGCGGCCCATCACCAGCGGCTAACATATTGATTTACGGACCCACTTGTGCTAAAACGTGCGTATGGAAGCTTTATTCTTAAGGACCGCATGAAATACCGCGGTGCAGGCGTGTCTTAGGAGTCATGCTTTTCAGTAATGTAATTATGGGGTTTCCCGCGTCCATGATATGTATATCAGGCATGTTGGAGAGGGGAAGTTCTGATTAATTTTGACTACTTGAGTTTTGTTAGCCTGCACCCGAATATAAGCACAAGGCTGTTTTCGGGTTTCGCATCCATCGACACGTCACTGGTTTTTCCGGGTATAGCTGCTGAGCGTCATATGTACCGAATGAATATCGCGACGTGAACTGTGACGCAAGTGAAAACGCTATACCAAAGGTGGTGCAAGTCATGCAGTAGTTTGCGTCCTACTGATCGTTGCAGAAAGGAGGCACTAGGTTGTCATTACCGCTCCCTGATTTCGCCCGCCACGACTGCTTGCACACGAGCGTGCTCTCGAACAACTATCGAGGGAAAACACTTGAACTGTACATGACACTTTTGCTGATAAGTGCATTGCTCAACACTGTCGGGCGGCGCCTATCTGCTGTGTGTTCAATGGCACACGATTCTTAAAGTATCTTTTCTTTCTTATCTTATTTTATCATGAAAACTGGCTTAACATGCAGTTTAGGAGTCTTCGAGCCCACGGtatctcttaaaggggccctgcaacacctttcttagttatattggaatagtgtcattattgacgtatgactcttcacgagtcatatgccgcaaaaatgtttcgaatccgtcaagtctcaGTGGTGTTACGAAATTATAGAGATCATGTTCCGCAGCTTactccctccactcaacgccgcgagcgcgcgggaagctgcgcggggcgtgaaaagagggaggacggaggtgcgaggaggcgccgaagagttacgcgagcgccggcggcattttttttcttcatttttttctctctggcgtctcggcgcaaccacgtggtctgtggcgccacttccggtcggcttgcgtggtcgtcgtcgagcggagcccatcgcaccgtgtatcgcgcgtgcttgaaaactgcgagtcggtttggtaatgttgggtgtgcacctcgaactgccgtagtgtttttatcactctgccaaccatggacgcaaacctgcgttcgcgtttggaacgaatgacagctgagatgggtttcgacccacactccgatacaccgcctcgtcgcactgctcgcgcttgaatagtattcaacacggcaaagctgcgtacacccttctcccagtggcggtacttcgatgctgtttgctcttcgaatgcgggcgcacagcgagtgcgggctgacaacaaagaactaaagactagaagaaaggatcgtggggcatcaggccggcgcggacccatcccccggctgtctacagctaccgtgaaaatgcgagtctgcttggttgctgtgtcgcggtttctcgggaacgtgagactacggggaggatacgccgaggtacggctcgatgacatactgaacagacagcgaacgggactctcgccatacagcgaacacaggtatcctaaactagccggcgccagcattgttatcagagaaatgctgcaccgctgcttCGGTCGGTCgatcgtgagaacgtgccgacgatgcagtttccagctgacgaggcaacactcgaacggctgccactctcaacggcaaccggcgatggtcaaaagcacagaaatattcacgatttcggcactgcgcgtggtgaagaaaacgcaaccacgcaactacgagcagacgagatgtcggtgagaccggaagtgctaatattaatgtttgttcggtgttttaacggcataacacaatataaacatacatattatctacttattgaactcaaaattaacaacgaaggtaattaTGAGGGTGTTAtcatgattataacatcagccaatggtggaactgccgacaatcgcgtcatatattgcgggctaatacatcatttgtcgagagaggagagagcgattttcagcttattttgagaatttattgtaaattccaggccgctcgcttcgctataacatttggctcgcgtattctcgggagcctcgactaccaattggcagcgctttttgaccctgctcaaaaagtgttgcagggcccctttaaagtttgTTGGCTGCGAGATTTCCATAGAGTTACAGGGCCATAAACTAAAATATAACTTCCCACAAACACAATTCCAAATTCTTATATGCTATAAAATGTGTTTCGTAACCCATCCGACggttgtgcaaaaaaaaatgtttgcaattTATGCCCATTTgaatagaaaaaatgaaatggCCTTAGCTACAGCTTCACCTTACTGCGCGTCTACACCCACTGCGCATATACGATGTACATGTACACGCAGCGTTTACAGCTTGCAGAAAAATGGAAACGTTTCTAGAAAGCATGTGTGGTATGCGACCTGCATAACTTAAGCTTGAACTAAATTACACGCAAGCGTCATAAGCTCCCATGTATCATGGAAACATTTAATAACaatttctgtggttttacgtgccaaaaccacgatatgattatgagggacgccgtagtggagggcggcGGAaacttcaaccacctggggttcattaacgtgcacgtatatcaatgtacacgggcctctaatattttcgcctctgtcgaacccgcggccttcgcgCCAACAGCTGACCACCGTGACTACTGTACACCACGGCGGCTATGCAAATTTTTGAGTAGAAATAAAAAATGAGAGCTGACATACTCTATGGATGTGTAGAGTGTATGTACACAGTGCTTTTTAGGAAGCCATATTCTTATTTCAGAGAATATTTGTCGCGTTATGTAAGTTTTCATGCTATCCAGGGATCGCTTGAAATATTATCCTTGTCACTTGCGCAGATTAGTGCGATCTTGAATGAGTCCACGCCAGCACTATAGTGTCACTCACATGATGTCAAACGGGAAGGTTTAGTAACGCTGGTTACAGAAAAAAATATTGACGATCGTGTATTTGGTGAACGCATTCGCTGAGTCGGAGTGTGTTGCCTCGGTAGCAGTAGCTAAGAAATAAATATCGAAAGCACAATCGGTAATATTGTATGCAACCATTTTTTAATTATTGTGAATTATGCTGTGCAATCAAACATAATACACTGCAAAAATTAAGTACTACTTTTGCTCTCAGGCTGATTTCGGCCAAGTTCGCCAGGGGTCTTGACCGA harbors:
- the LOC119391059 gene encoding monocarboxylate transporter 9-like, whose protein sequence is MASAGPDGGLSWFIAALCFVVNMLFSSFLRCGGLFFTSFMSTYGATRGYASLPLSMYSGFVNLSGLLAGPLIHWFGVRTAAVLGGLMMAMGCTSSYFATGIPFLVGSLGVLAGSGHGILFSCVIIAINEYFDKRRGVALGINLTGATAASFVFAHIFDLLLSEYGLRGTLAITGALLLNIAALGFLFRKPPWQESAFETDKVVGEDAQKYCIEPVTCLLDDNKAEDRRPSAILSTHTVSLRRCGTLVIVTDKETSIQGTSSIRSPPECLPQEDHTVEGVLDDTTGDDEMNLAWSRRGTLLSVAGSLLEEEKALCSSRRGTVISLTRKGSIIGDLDLRKVALLQEAADTEGRSRTTSEQSFMRPNGCGNRTDASRRSTVTNLGSRCQIEVPCMPEEPIRILIQQEHERSSDSALDSVKEVLRLPRFYCHMLSYFSYSFLLDTVLAVAVDYAVDVGIDSSSAVLVLTFFSVTDTIGRLFVPLLTDFKVVSPLSLMCVAYLAISVIACLTPYAHDIAPFWAAMITLGLPAGYILVAISEAVAVEVGIRNLPIAFGILSGLTAVGAFLRPAIIGFFRDSYGSYDGLFRLMGCMVLCSFLLTAALWIQDRRKTSTPPTEASKDAIGDLDSPPPADEHS